The Methanobrevibacter sp. nucleotide sequence TATCAGGCATCATTGCAGCATGCCTCAAGCTTTTAATCCACAGCCCACGCCCCTTTGATGTCATGAGCAATGTCCACCAGTTGACCGTTCCATCAGAGCCCAACTCCTTTCCGTCAGGACATGCCTCATCAACGCTGTCAGTGACAACAGTTTTGGTGTGGAAACTGCGCCGAAACAAGCCGTTGGTTTGCTTATTAGTTCTTTTTGCATTTCTGATTTGCTTTTCAAGGATTTACATTGGCGTGCACTTTCCATTTGACGTTGTTACCGGTGCGGTCGTCGGCATAATAAGCGGTGCGATTGTCTTGAGATTGAAAAAGTGAAGCCATCCAAAAATTTTGAAACCATCAAGCCAAATTGCTTTCAGTTACAAGAAAAAATATTTATCAAATTAAAGTGAATATTAAAATAATGCTTGAAAATTGTTAGATTATTAAAAAATTGATTTAAATTACTTATATTTACATTATAAAAATAAAAAACTATTTATATTCTCAAAAACCATATTAAATCTATCAAATTAAATATTTGGTGGTGAAAATAATGAAAAACGAAAATGAATTGATAAGGTTTCAACGCTCAATGGAGCCTTCAAAAGAAATTTTTACACAAGAAATTAGAAAATTTGCAAAAAAATTCGATTTTCTAGGTGAAATGACAATAATTGAAGAGCCGGATATATCGACAATGGACTACATATACTCCTTTAAGACATTGAATGGAACTAGCAGAGACAAACTGGATTCCACACTTCTTGAAATCTATAACCATATGGAAAAATTTTCAAAAGAAAATGGAATCGATGAATTCTGCAGCAATACGATAATATGGATTTAATTTCGGTGATTAGATGGATTTAACCAAATATCCCCAATACCAATTATACCTCCTAACATTGAAGTTAATGAATTTAAAAAATCATTTAATACCTGAAAACTGTGATGAGAGATGCATTAACTCAACAATTATAAATAGAGCATACTTTAGCTCATACCTATTGTCCAAATTATGGTTAGAAGATATAAAAAAATTTAAAACAATCCCTCCATGGAACTTCGGTGATGACAAGCCAATAAGTGAACATAAACAAATAAGACAAGCATTATACAACTTTGGCGAAAAGAAAATGAAAACTGAATTGAGCAGATTATCATCACTAAGAAAAAAAGCCGATTATAATCCTTTCACTGAAATTACCCATGAAGAACTATCAGCAGCAATATTCCATATGGAAAATATCTTCAACAACCTGAAATTTGATTGAAAAATATTTTTTTTTAAAACATAAAAAAATTATTCTTCCACACCAATATTACCTTAAATCATTAGATTTTTGAATCTTCACATCAAAAAGCAATTTTTAGAAGTATAGATCTGACGGCTTTCCTATGTATTCGAAGTCATCCTTGTTTTCTAAATATTTGACCCCGATCACCTTGCCGTCGGGAAAGACTGTCACGACACTCATGCCGTCATCGACATCTATGACAATGACTTTTCTCTTCTCACCGCTTTGAGCTTCAATTTTTATAATCTCATCATTTTCGATTAATGTTGGCTCCTCAAATTCGGCACCGACGTCTGTGGAAAACCAGTGTTGAGGCAACTTGACCCTAATTCCTAAATCGTCCAATACATCTTTCACATGCATAGCTAAAATCTCCTTAAATTTAATCCTGTTAATCTACA carries:
- a CDS encoding phosphatase PAP2 family protein, which gives rise to MSLNIDIFYFINHDLQNPLFDTVMPGLSNIGGFVSLLALCILAILIARHLEKDKCLKIAKLCLYALVLSGIIAACLKLLIHSPRPFDVMSNVHQLTVPSEPNSFPSGHASSTLSVTTVLVWKLRRNKPLVCLLVLFAFLICFSRIYIGVHFPFDVVTGAVVGIISGAIVLRLKK